In a genomic window of Salvelinus fontinalis isolate EN_2023a chromosome 7, ASM2944872v1, whole genome shotgun sequence:
- the zdbf2 gene encoding DBF4-type zinc finger-containing protein 2 isoform X3, with product MPADEQSGPSAQDAEQGQTDPQKEMDTVRRGEREEEQPGPSRVPPPRQGYCSCCQILYNNVEQHILSPRHREVVHSTRTYVPSGSLMERFLSDVIQHHPHLYNDPRPTHADLPSPSSPLVPREELLDLCASDDDGASFGTREHMPSSDDSSCQLVYIQEADVASETRTSQPEEGRGGKAESERLTPIAPDQDIRPSSGEGTHSHTPSPDYLPTHPTRPCSQKQTPPPVHRKAHRKTNRRRERGSNSSSSSIHPPRSPASATPTDQRTQETPENQPPYKPRDRTTDPKPRTVNTGWAAWAGVPPWRRRETQKELAFSGDHSDPEGDTIEEVIQRHCYGRSPTQHHQRDHNIWTGGERGEARGDTDSFHLSLPGSLGVSSGSEDWDSPVQVAIGRGQERRKDIPVVVGLRQGGGEWEGRALACLMEVQVNMEDQMYTSQLDSALNPETRTAGETEGEMERTVEEILPALPHIPVSFLGKTWTQVLLEDEQKVENMVREFRQGRFLCYFKSESLARHGKRSSRDMGRGQKEGMEDGGWVPLGDHDNEDDNPECHMRGREVLRRRKVGRSYRLASRCQVVKVSHGTQTTAAIIPTIRQRTLDQTGTSPDILTLPCQDPGVDQEKTPEMKTRLCSLRLPVSYSRIMTPLQPQTTLIYVLSSPETPPFDPKPRLRPIARGNRGRKRSCDGCEGNVGAKVKYKRVPLRYYDPATHRILKTPPKGLNLTPSSSGLPRPPQSHVVRQLFRSLSPDINSERQGGEGGRDGSGGRRRGRSGDSVASGSLLEAGGSFGAGTSGTSAAGSSVTTPFSRSSLSNSSRFLLSTLSPDTNSNPEVARQRRRRGGGRERKLKTDRPLTPEKDPSSPYRPWTRGGRGERQPARRSSKRGRPPQISPPPKPPPPQDLSPTVDPRKGPSRRVAESKKLPRPKSPARGVTSTPLKQAIRTPSRRSSPRQTPAPLPTRTLRRRVRR from the exons ATGCCTGCTGACGAGCAGTCTGGCCCCTCTGCTcaag ATGCAGAGCAGGGTCAGACAGATCCACAGAAGGAGATGGACACTGTTCGCAG gggggagagggaggaggagcagCCCGGGCCATCCAGAGTTCCTCCCCCCAGACAGGGCTACTGCAGCTGCTGCCAGATACTCTACAACAACGTGGAGCAGCACATCCTAAGCCCCAGACACAGGGAGGTGGTTCATAGTACTCGCACCTACGTCCCCTCTGGAAGCCTGATGGAGAGATTCCTATCGGACGTAATCCAGCATCACCCGCACCTCTACAACGACCCTCG CCCCACCCACGCTGACCTGCCATCTCCGAGCAGCCCGCTGGTTCCCAGGGAGGAGCTATTGGATCTCTGCGCCAGCGACGATGACGGGGCGTCGTTCGGAACCCGAGAGCACATGCCCAGCTCTGACGACTCTTCCTGTCAGCTTGTTTACATACAGGAAGCGGATGTTGCCTCAGAAACAAGGACCAGCCAACCAGAAGAAGGTAGAGGGGGAAAGGCGGAGTCAGAGAGGTTAACCCCAATTGCTCCAGACCAGGATATAAGACCAAGTTCTGGGGAAgggactcactcacacacaccttcccCTGACTACTTACCAACACACCCCACAAGACCTTGTAGCCAGAAGCAAACCCCTCCTCCGGTCCACCGGAAAGCACACAGGAAGACCAAccggcggagagagagagggagcaactcctcctcttcctccatccatcctccccgcTCCCCCGCCTCTGCTACCCCAACAGACCAGAGAACCCAGGAAACACCAGAGAACCAGCCTCCCTACAAGCCAAGGGACCGGACCACAGACCCCAAGCCCCGGACGGTAAACACTGGCTGGGCCGCGTGGGCGGGGGTGCCCCCCTGGAGGCGGAGGGAGACCCAGAAGGAGCTGGCGTTCTCCGGTGACCACTCCGACCCTGAGGGGGACACAATAGAGGAGGTGATCCAGAGACACTGCTACGGCCGCAGTCCCACACAACACCACCAGAGGGACCACAACATATggacagggggggagagaggggaggcaagGGGGGATACGGACAGCTTCCACCTTAGCCTCCCTGGCTCACTGGGAGTGAGTTCGGGGTCGGAGGACTGGGATAGCCCTGTGCAGGTGGCTATCGGGAGGGGGCAGGAGCGGAGGAAGGACATCCCTGTGGTAGTGGGCTTAAGGCAGGGTGGAGGGGAGTGGGAGGGCAGGGCCCTGGCCTGTCTCATGGAGGTACAGGTGAACATGGAGGACCAGATGTACACCAGCCAGCTGGATTCTGCCCTCAACCCTGAGACTAGGACagcgggggagacagagggagaaatggAACGAACAGTGGAGGAGATTCTCCCTGCACTCCCCCACATCCCCGTGTCCTTCCTGGGGAAGACGTGGACCCAGGTGCTGCTGGAGGACGAGCAGAAGGTGGAGAACATGGTCCGAGAGTTCCGACAAGGAAGATTCCTCTGCTACTTCAAAAGCGAATCCCTCGCCAG GCACGGGAAGCGGAGCAGCAGAGATATGGGGCGTGGCCAGAAGGAGGGGATGGAAGACGGGGGGTGGGTTCCCCTTGGTGACCATGACAATGAAGATGACAACCCAGAATGCCacatgagggggagggaggtgctTAGGCGGAGGAAAGTTGGTAGGAGTTATCGCCTGGCGTCCAGGTGTCAGGTGGTCAAAGTGAGTCACGGGACACAGACTACAGCAGCCATCATCCCCACTATCCGACAGAgaacactggaccagacaggcacATCCCCGGACATCCTAACGCTGCCCTGTCAGGACCCCGGCGTTGACCAGGAGAAGACCCCAGAGATGAAGACAAGGCTGTGCTCTCTCCGCCTGCCTGTCTCCTACTCCCGCATCATGACCCCCCTGCAGCCCCAAACCACTCTGATCTATGTCCTCTCCTCCCCCGAAACCCCTCCCTTTGACCCCAAGCCCCGCCTCAGACCCATCGCCAGGGGCAACCGCGGCAGGAAAAGGTCATGTGACGGGTGTGAAGGCAACGTGGGGGCCAAGGTCAAATACAAAAGGGTTCCTTTGAGGTACTATGACCCTGCCACCCACCGCATTCTGAAGACCCCCCCCAAGGGCTTGAacctcaccccctcctcctctggcCTCCCCAGACCCCCCCAGTCCCACGTGGTCAGACAACTGTTCAGGAGCCTGAGTCCAGACATCAAttcagagagacaggggggagagggagggagagatgggtcgGGGGGTAGGAGGAGGGGTCGCAGCGGGGACAGTGTGGCGTCAGGGTCACTCTTAGAGGCAGGGGGGTCATTTGGGGCTGGAACGTCGGGAACGTCGGCGGCAGGGTCATCTGTGACTACGCCCTTCAGCCGCTCCTCTCTGTCCAATAGCAGCCGATTTCTACTGAGCACGCTCTCTCCCGACACAAACTCTAACCCAGAAGTGGCCCGGCAGCGGAGGCGGAGAGGAGGAGGACGGGAACGGAAGTTAAAGACGGaccgacctctaacccctgagaAAGACCCCTCTTCTCCGTACAGGCCTTGGACAAGAGGGGGTAGGGGAGAACGGCAACCAGCAAGACGCAGCTCAAAAAGGGGGCGACCACCTCAAATCAGCCCTCCACCTAAACCTCCACCACCCCAGGACCTCTCTCCCACAGTCGACCCCAGGAAAGGGCCCTCGCGACGGGTTGCAGAGAGTAAGAAACTCCCAAGGCCCAAAAGCCCAGCCAGGGGGGTCACTTCGACCCCTCTGAAACAGGCCATCAGAACACCAAGCCGCCGGTCGTCCCCCCGACAAACCCCTGCTCCACTGCCCAcccggacactgaggaggagagtgaggagatgA
- the LOC129859021 gene encoding elongation factor 1-beta-like, translating into MGFGDLKTPGGLKVLNDFLADKSYIEGWVPSQADVAVFDAISSAPSTVLCHALRWYNHMKSFQNQKGSLPGVKKPLGQYGPAGVEDKTAADSKDDDDDMDLFGSDEEEDAEAEKLKEERIAAYAAKKSKKPTLIAKSSILLDVKPWDDETDMAKLEECVRSISMAGLLWGQSKLVPVGYGIKKLQIGCVVEDDKVGTDQLEEQIAAFEDYVQSMDVAAFNKI; encoded by the exons ATGGGCTTTGGCGATCTGAAAACCCCTGGCGGCCTCAAGGTCCTCAACGACTTTTTAGCCGACAAGAGCTACATCGAGGG GTGGGTGCCCTCCCAGGCCGACGTGGCTGTGTTCGATGCAATCTCCTCAGCCCCCTCAACAGTCCTGTGCCATGCTCTTCGCTGGTACAACCACATGAAGTCATTCCAGAACCAGAAGGGCAG TCTGCCAGGAGTAAAGAAGCCCCTGGGCCAGTATGGTCCTGCTGGGGTGGAGGACAAGACAGCTGCCGACTcaaaggatgatgatgatgacatggaCCTGTTTGGCTCTGATGAAGAG GAGGACGCAGAGGCAGAAAAGCTGAAGGAGGAGAGGATCGCAGCGTACGCCGCCAAGAAGTCAAAGA AGCCCACACTCATCGCCAAGTCATCGATCCTGCTTGACGTGAAACCGTGGGATGATGAGACGGACATGGCCAAGCTGGAGGAGTGTGTTCGCAGCATCTCAATGGCTGGCCTACTTTGGGGACAGT CCAAGCTGGTACCAGTGGGCTATGGCATCAAGAAGCTGCAGATCGGGTGTGTGGTAGAGGACGACAAGGTGGGGACAGATCAGCTGGAGGAACAGATTGCAGCCTTCGAGGACTACGTCCAGTCTATGGATGTGGCTGCCTTCAACAAGATCTAA
- the zdbf2 gene encoding DBF4-type zinc finger-containing protein 2 isoform X1, whose product MLYFTTSHTTFMYRIHIYILVSVCVFSDVEHQMPADEQSGPSAQDAEQGQTDPQKEMDTVRRGEREEEQPGPSRVPPPRQGYCSCCQILYNNVEQHILSPRHREVVHSTRTYVPSGSLMERFLSDVIQHHPHLYNDPRPTHADLPSPSSPLVPREELLDLCASDDDGASFGTREHMPSSDDSSCQLVYIQEADVASETRTSQPEEGRGGKAESERLTPIAPDQDIRPSSGEGTHSHTPSPDYLPTHPTRPCSQKQTPPPVHRKAHRKTNRRRERGSNSSSSSIHPPRSPASATPTDQRTQETPENQPPYKPRDRTTDPKPRTVNTGWAAWAGVPPWRRRETQKELAFSGDHSDPEGDTIEEVIQRHCYGRSPTQHHQRDHNIWTGGERGEARGDTDSFHLSLPGSLGVSSGSEDWDSPVQVAIGRGQERRKDIPVVVGLRQGGGEWEGRALACLMEVQVNMEDQMYTSQLDSALNPETRTAGETEGEMERTVEEILPALPHIPVSFLGKTWTQVLLEDEQKVENMVREFRQGRFLCYFKSESLARHGKRSSRDMGRGQKEGMEDGGWVPLGDHDNEDDNPECHMRGREVLRRRKVGRSYRLASRCQVVKVSHGTQTTAAIIPTIRQRTLDQTGTSPDILTLPCQDPGVDQEKTPEMKTRLCSLRLPVSYSRIMTPLQPQTTLIYVLSSPETPPFDPKPRLRPIARGNRGRKRSCDGCEGNVGAKVKYKRVPLRYYDPATHRILKTPPKGLNLTPSSSGLPRPPQSHVVRQLFRSLSPDINSERQGGEGGRDGSGGRRRGRSGDSVASGSLLEAGGSFGAGTSGTSAAGSSVTTPFSRSSLSNSSRFLLSTLSPDTNSNPEVARQRRRRGGGRERKLKTDRPLTPEKDPSSPYRPWTRGGRGERQPARRSSKRGRPPQISPPPKPPPPQDLSPTVDPRKGPSRRVAESKKLPRPKSPARGVTSTPLKQAIRTPSRRSSPRQTPAPLPTRTLRRRVRR is encoded by the exons ATGCTTTATTTCACAACAAGCCACACAACTtttatgtacaggatacacatttatattttagtctctgtgtgtgtgttttcagatgtaGAACACCAAATGCCTGCTGACGAGCAGTCTGGCCCCTCTGCTcaag ATGCAGAGCAGGGTCAGACAGATCCACAGAAGGAGATGGACACTGTTCGCAG gggggagagggaggaggagcagCCCGGGCCATCCAGAGTTCCTCCCCCCAGACAGGGCTACTGCAGCTGCTGCCAGATACTCTACAACAACGTGGAGCAGCACATCCTAAGCCCCAGACACAGGGAGGTGGTTCATAGTACTCGCACCTACGTCCCCTCTGGAAGCCTGATGGAGAGATTCCTATCGGACGTAATCCAGCATCACCCGCACCTCTACAACGACCCTCG CCCCACCCACGCTGACCTGCCATCTCCGAGCAGCCCGCTGGTTCCCAGGGAGGAGCTATTGGATCTCTGCGCCAGCGACGATGACGGGGCGTCGTTCGGAACCCGAGAGCACATGCCCAGCTCTGACGACTCTTCCTGTCAGCTTGTTTACATACAGGAAGCGGATGTTGCCTCAGAAACAAGGACCAGCCAACCAGAAGAAGGTAGAGGGGGAAAGGCGGAGTCAGAGAGGTTAACCCCAATTGCTCCAGACCAGGATATAAGACCAAGTTCTGGGGAAgggactcactcacacacaccttcccCTGACTACTTACCAACACACCCCACAAGACCTTGTAGCCAGAAGCAAACCCCTCCTCCGGTCCACCGGAAAGCACACAGGAAGACCAAccggcggagagagagagggagcaactcctcctcttcctccatccatcctccccgcTCCCCCGCCTCTGCTACCCCAACAGACCAGAGAACCCAGGAAACACCAGAGAACCAGCCTCCCTACAAGCCAAGGGACCGGACCACAGACCCCAAGCCCCGGACGGTAAACACTGGCTGGGCCGCGTGGGCGGGGGTGCCCCCCTGGAGGCGGAGGGAGACCCAGAAGGAGCTGGCGTTCTCCGGTGACCACTCCGACCCTGAGGGGGACACAATAGAGGAGGTGATCCAGAGACACTGCTACGGCCGCAGTCCCACACAACACCACCAGAGGGACCACAACATATggacagggggggagagaggggaggcaagGGGGGATACGGACAGCTTCCACCTTAGCCTCCCTGGCTCACTGGGAGTGAGTTCGGGGTCGGAGGACTGGGATAGCCCTGTGCAGGTGGCTATCGGGAGGGGGCAGGAGCGGAGGAAGGACATCCCTGTGGTAGTGGGCTTAAGGCAGGGTGGAGGGGAGTGGGAGGGCAGGGCCCTGGCCTGTCTCATGGAGGTACAGGTGAACATGGAGGACCAGATGTACACCAGCCAGCTGGATTCTGCCCTCAACCCTGAGACTAGGACagcgggggagacagagggagaaatggAACGAACAGTGGAGGAGATTCTCCCTGCACTCCCCCACATCCCCGTGTCCTTCCTGGGGAAGACGTGGACCCAGGTGCTGCTGGAGGACGAGCAGAAGGTGGAGAACATGGTCCGAGAGTTCCGACAAGGAAGATTCCTCTGCTACTTCAAAAGCGAATCCCTCGCCAG GCACGGGAAGCGGAGCAGCAGAGATATGGGGCGTGGCCAGAAGGAGGGGATGGAAGACGGGGGGTGGGTTCCCCTTGGTGACCATGACAATGAAGATGACAACCCAGAATGCCacatgagggggagggaggtgctTAGGCGGAGGAAAGTTGGTAGGAGTTATCGCCTGGCGTCCAGGTGTCAGGTGGTCAAAGTGAGTCACGGGACACAGACTACAGCAGCCATCATCCCCACTATCCGACAGAgaacactggaccagacaggcacATCCCCGGACATCCTAACGCTGCCCTGTCAGGACCCCGGCGTTGACCAGGAGAAGACCCCAGAGATGAAGACAAGGCTGTGCTCTCTCCGCCTGCCTGTCTCCTACTCCCGCATCATGACCCCCCTGCAGCCCCAAACCACTCTGATCTATGTCCTCTCCTCCCCCGAAACCCCTCCCTTTGACCCCAAGCCCCGCCTCAGACCCATCGCCAGGGGCAACCGCGGCAGGAAAAGGTCATGTGACGGGTGTGAAGGCAACGTGGGGGCCAAGGTCAAATACAAAAGGGTTCCTTTGAGGTACTATGACCCTGCCACCCACCGCATTCTGAAGACCCCCCCCAAGGGCTTGAacctcaccccctcctcctctggcCTCCCCAGACCCCCCCAGTCCCACGTGGTCAGACAACTGTTCAGGAGCCTGAGTCCAGACATCAAttcagagagacaggggggagagggagggagagatgggtcgGGGGGTAGGAGGAGGGGTCGCAGCGGGGACAGTGTGGCGTCAGGGTCACTCTTAGAGGCAGGGGGGTCATTTGGGGCTGGAACGTCGGGAACGTCGGCGGCAGGGTCATCTGTGACTACGCCCTTCAGCCGCTCCTCTCTGTCCAATAGCAGCCGATTTCTACTGAGCACGCTCTCTCCCGACACAAACTCTAACCCAGAAGTGGCCCGGCAGCGGAGGCGGAGAGGAGGAGGACGGGAACGGAAGTTAAAGACGGaccgacctctaacccctgagaAAGACCCCTCTTCTCCGTACAGGCCTTGGACAAGAGGGGGTAGGGGAGAACGGCAACCAGCAAGACGCAGCTCAAAAAGGGGGCGACCACCTCAAATCAGCCCTCCACCTAAACCTCCACCACCCCAGGACCTCTCTCCCACAGTCGACCCCAGGAAAGGGCCCTCGCGACGGGTTGCAGAGAGTAAGAAACTCCCAAGGCCCAAAAGCCCAGCCAGGGGGGTCACTTCGACCCCTCTGAAACAGGCCATCAGAACACCAAGCCGCCGGTCGTCCCCCCGACAAACCCCTGCTCCACTGCCCAcccggacactgaggaggagagtgaggagatgA
- the zdbf2 gene encoding DBF4-type zinc finger-containing protein 2 isoform X2 yields MPNRTEWNNKTDVEHQMPADEQSGPSAQDAEQGQTDPQKEMDTVRRGEREEEQPGPSRVPPPRQGYCSCCQILYNNVEQHILSPRHREVVHSTRTYVPSGSLMERFLSDVIQHHPHLYNDPRPTHADLPSPSSPLVPREELLDLCASDDDGASFGTREHMPSSDDSSCQLVYIQEADVASETRTSQPEEGRGGKAESERLTPIAPDQDIRPSSGEGTHSHTPSPDYLPTHPTRPCSQKQTPPPVHRKAHRKTNRRRERGSNSSSSSIHPPRSPASATPTDQRTQETPENQPPYKPRDRTTDPKPRTVNTGWAAWAGVPPWRRRETQKELAFSGDHSDPEGDTIEEVIQRHCYGRSPTQHHQRDHNIWTGGERGEARGDTDSFHLSLPGSLGVSSGSEDWDSPVQVAIGRGQERRKDIPVVVGLRQGGGEWEGRALACLMEVQVNMEDQMYTSQLDSALNPETRTAGETEGEMERTVEEILPALPHIPVSFLGKTWTQVLLEDEQKVENMVREFRQGRFLCYFKSESLARHGKRSSRDMGRGQKEGMEDGGWVPLGDHDNEDDNPECHMRGREVLRRRKVGRSYRLASRCQVVKVSHGTQTTAAIIPTIRQRTLDQTGTSPDILTLPCQDPGVDQEKTPEMKTRLCSLRLPVSYSRIMTPLQPQTTLIYVLSSPETPPFDPKPRLRPIARGNRGRKRSCDGCEGNVGAKVKYKRVPLRYYDPATHRILKTPPKGLNLTPSSSGLPRPPQSHVVRQLFRSLSPDINSERQGGEGGRDGSGGRRRGRSGDSVASGSLLEAGGSFGAGTSGTSAAGSSVTTPFSRSSLSNSSRFLLSTLSPDTNSNPEVARQRRRRGGGRERKLKTDRPLTPEKDPSSPYRPWTRGGRGERQPARRSSKRGRPPQISPPPKPPPPQDLSPTVDPRKGPSRRVAESKKLPRPKSPARGVTSTPLKQAIRTPSRRSSPRQTPAPLPTRTLRRRVRR; encoded by the exons ATGCCGAACAGAACCGAATGGAATAACAAAACAG atgtaGAACACCAAATGCCTGCTGACGAGCAGTCTGGCCCCTCTGCTcaag ATGCAGAGCAGGGTCAGACAGATCCACAGAAGGAGATGGACACTGTTCGCAG gggggagagggaggaggagcagCCCGGGCCATCCAGAGTTCCTCCCCCCAGACAGGGCTACTGCAGCTGCTGCCAGATACTCTACAACAACGTGGAGCAGCACATCCTAAGCCCCAGACACAGGGAGGTGGTTCATAGTACTCGCACCTACGTCCCCTCTGGAAGCCTGATGGAGAGATTCCTATCGGACGTAATCCAGCATCACCCGCACCTCTACAACGACCCTCG CCCCACCCACGCTGACCTGCCATCTCCGAGCAGCCCGCTGGTTCCCAGGGAGGAGCTATTGGATCTCTGCGCCAGCGACGATGACGGGGCGTCGTTCGGAACCCGAGAGCACATGCCCAGCTCTGACGACTCTTCCTGTCAGCTTGTTTACATACAGGAAGCGGATGTTGCCTCAGAAACAAGGACCAGCCAACCAGAAGAAGGTAGAGGGGGAAAGGCGGAGTCAGAGAGGTTAACCCCAATTGCTCCAGACCAGGATATAAGACCAAGTTCTGGGGAAgggactcactcacacacaccttcccCTGACTACTTACCAACACACCCCACAAGACCTTGTAGCCAGAAGCAAACCCCTCCTCCGGTCCACCGGAAAGCACACAGGAAGACCAAccggcggagagagagagggagcaactcctcctcttcctccatccatcctccccgcTCCCCCGCCTCTGCTACCCCAACAGACCAGAGAACCCAGGAAACACCAGAGAACCAGCCTCCCTACAAGCCAAGGGACCGGACCACAGACCCCAAGCCCCGGACGGTAAACACTGGCTGGGCCGCGTGGGCGGGGGTGCCCCCCTGGAGGCGGAGGGAGACCCAGAAGGAGCTGGCGTTCTCCGGTGACCACTCCGACCCTGAGGGGGACACAATAGAGGAGGTGATCCAGAGACACTGCTACGGCCGCAGTCCCACACAACACCACCAGAGGGACCACAACATATggacagggggggagagaggggaggcaagGGGGGATACGGACAGCTTCCACCTTAGCCTCCCTGGCTCACTGGGAGTGAGTTCGGGGTCGGAGGACTGGGATAGCCCTGTGCAGGTGGCTATCGGGAGGGGGCAGGAGCGGAGGAAGGACATCCCTGTGGTAGTGGGCTTAAGGCAGGGTGGAGGGGAGTGGGAGGGCAGGGCCCTGGCCTGTCTCATGGAGGTACAGGTGAACATGGAGGACCAGATGTACACCAGCCAGCTGGATTCTGCCCTCAACCCTGAGACTAGGACagcgggggagacagagggagaaatggAACGAACAGTGGAGGAGATTCTCCCTGCACTCCCCCACATCCCCGTGTCCTTCCTGGGGAAGACGTGGACCCAGGTGCTGCTGGAGGACGAGCAGAAGGTGGAGAACATGGTCCGAGAGTTCCGACAAGGAAGATTCCTCTGCTACTTCAAAAGCGAATCCCTCGCCAG GCACGGGAAGCGGAGCAGCAGAGATATGGGGCGTGGCCAGAAGGAGGGGATGGAAGACGGGGGGTGGGTTCCCCTTGGTGACCATGACAATGAAGATGACAACCCAGAATGCCacatgagggggagggaggtgctTAGGCGGAGGAAAGTTGGTAGGAGTTATCGCCTGGCGTCCAGGTGTCAGGTGGTCAAAGTGAGTCACGGGACACAGACTACAGCAGCCATCATCCCCACTATCCGACAGAgaacactggaccagacaggcacATCCCCGGACATCCTAACGCTGCCCTGTCAGGACCCCGGCGTTGACCAGGAGAAGACCCCAGAGATGAAGACAAGGCTGTGCTCTCTCCGCCTGCCTGTCTCCTACTCCCGCATCATGACCCCCCTGCAGCCCCAAACCACTCTGATCTATGTCCTCTCCTCCCCCGAAACCCCTCCCTTTGACCCCAAGCCCCGCCTCAGACCCATCGCCAGGGGCAACCGCGGCAGGAAAAGGTCATGTGACGGGTGTGAAGGCAACGTGGGGGCCAAGGTCAAATACAAAAGGGTTCCTTTGAGGTACTATGACCCTGCCACCCACCGCATTCTGAAGACCCCCCCCAAGGGCTTGAacctcaccccctcctcctctggcCTCCCCAGACCCCCCCAGTCCCACGTGGTCAGACAACTGTTCAGGAGCCTGAGTCCAGACATCAAttcagagagacaggggggagagggagggagagatgggtcgGGGGGTAGGAGGAGGGGTCGCAGCGGGGACAGTGTGGCGTCAGGGTCACTCTTAGAGGCAGGGGGGTCATTTGGGGCTGGAACGTCGGGAACGTCGGCGGCAGGGTCATCTGTGACTACGCCCTTCAGCCGCTCCTCTCTGTCCAATAGCAGCCGATTTCTACTGAGCACGCTCTCTCCCGACACAAACTCTAACCCAGAAGTGGCCCGGCAGCGGAGGCGGAGAGGAGGAGGACGGGAACGGAAGTTAAAGACGGaccgacctctaacccctgagaAAGACCCCTCTTCTCCGTACAGGCCTTGGACAAGAGGGGGTAGGGGAGAACGGCAACCAGCAAGACGCAGCTCAAAAAGGGGGCGACCACCTCAAATCAGCCCTCCACCTAAACCTCCACCACCCCAGGACCTCTCTCCCACAGTCGACCCCAGGAAAGGGCCCTCGCGACGGGTTGCAGAGAGTAAGAAACTCCCAAGGCCCAAAAGCCCAGCCAGGGGGGTCACTTCGACCCCTCTGAAACAGGCCATCAGAACACCAAGCCGCCGGTCGTCCCCCCGACAAACCCCTGCTCCACTGCCCAcccggacactgaggaggagagtgaggagatgA